The following proteins are co-located in the Macadamia integrifolia cultivar HAES 741 chromosome 3, SCU_Mint_v3, whole genome shotgun sequence genome:
- the LOC122073396 gene encoding probable receptor-like serine/threonine-protein kinase At5g57670 produces the protein MTVVKGVTEKKGGSKKTVLVGIRKDNISKQLLNWALVKVAEPGDTVVAVHVCRDPDVNSKEDPSMDDYLEVYKGLCYVKQVTLTGKIIQGSSARRALVRETKYCNADALVVGINWQNHLRGWFSMAKYCAHRLPKTTALLAIDNGKLIFERGSTNQLPGLTGDPRPSLSLQNADLVPEIECSEVVDNLKLRTRNSSRDSNGDDLSIGSSNSMSQLMRELSDAKPGWPLLHKIVSMAPESPKDSESRKMSVVQWVMSLPSRSSPPTPQSQMSVDLDQTQNSIGRDIANQGRRSHNKSLSMSEELHRELEILLNTNSSSCRWFSHKELMTATSHFSSGNLIGMGGCSTVYKGCLWDGKQVAVKVMKSSKEVWKEFALEIDISSSLNHKHITTLIGLCIKDNFLIAVYDFLSKGSLEENLHDNKEISVLSWEVRFNVAVGVAEALNYLHKDCVRSVIHRDVKSSNILLSDSLEPQLSDFGLAIWAPTSPHVTHSDVVGTFGYHAPEYFMYGKVSDKIDVYSYGVVLLELISGRKPIITESPKGQQSLVMWAKPLLESGDLNGLLDPNFTGKVDEVQMQRMVLAAALCLTRSSSRRPKMNEILKLLRGENDVKDWMTSLKSGSKESDDHDDDDEIQPGSGAELHLGLLNVDDDDTSLSSTGQNSDQSLED, from the exons ATGACGGTCGTGAAGGGAGTAACAGAGAAGAAGGGTGGGAGTAAGAAGACTGTGCTGGTGGGAATCAGAAAAGATAACATTAGCAAACAACTCCTTAATTGGGCCCTCGTTAAAGTTGCAGAACCAGGGGACACCGTCGTGGCTGTCCATGTCTGTCGTGATCCTG ATGTCAATTCAAAAGAAGACCCTTCAATGGATGATTATTTAGAAGTTTACAAAGGATTATGTTATGTAAAGCAG GTGACTCTCACAGGGAAAATCATACAGGGAAGTTCTGCTCGGAGGGCTTTGGTGAGAGAAACTAAATATTGCAATGCCGACGCTTTAGTTGTTGGGATTAACTGGCAAAATCATCTCCG GGGTTGGTTTTCAATGGCTAAGTATTGTGCACATCGATTACCAAAAACTACTGCACTACTTGCTATTGATAACGGGAAGCTCATCTTTGAAAGGGGTTCAACTAACCAGCTCCCAG GACTCACTGGAGATCCAAGGCCAAGTTTGAGTCTTCAAAATGCAGACTTGGTGCCAGAAATTGAATGTTCTGAAGTGGTTGACAACTTGAAACTCCGGACAAGAAATAGCAGCAGAGACTCTAATGGTGATGATTTAAGTATTGGTTCTTCGAATTCAATGTCTCAATTAATGAGAGAGTTATCAGATGCAAAGCCTGGTTGGCCCCTTCTCCATAAaattgtttcaatggctccAGAAAGTCCGAAAGACTCTGAATCTAGAAAAATGTCAGTTGTTCAGTGGGTGATGAGCCTACCAAGCCGATCTTCGCCGCCAACGCCTCAATCCCAGATGAGTGTTGACTTGGATCAAACACAAAATTCTATTGGAAGAGACATCGCTAACCAGGGAAGAAGGAGCCATAATAAGAGCTTGTCAATGTCTGAGGAACTACACAGAGAGTTGGAGATTCTCCTAAACACAAACTCTTCCAGTTGTAGATGGTTCAGCCATAAAGAACTGATGACTGCAACTTCTCATTTCTCCTCAG GTAATCTGATCGGGATGGGAGGATGTAGCACGGTATACAAGGGTTGTCTTTGGGATGGCAAGCAAGTTGCAGTAAAGGTTATGAAGTCATCAAAAGAAGTATGGAAGGAATTTGCTTTGGAAATTGATATCTCCTCTTCCCTGAACCACAAACACATCACAACTTTGATTGGGCTCTGCATCAAAGACAATTTTCTTATAGCAGTTTATGATTTCTTGTCCAAAGGAAGTCTAGAAGAAAATCTACACG ATAATAAAGAAATATCTGTATTGTCATGGGAGGTGAGATTCAATGTGGCTGTTGGGGTTGCTGAGGCCCTAAACTACCTACACAAAGATTGCGTGCGGTCTGTTATTCATAGAGATGTCAAGTCATCAAACATACTTCTCTCAGATAGCCTTGAGCCACAG TTATCCGATTTTGGGCTAGCCATATGGGCACCAACATCACCTCATGTGACACATAGTGATGTAGTAGGGACATTTGGGTATCATGCTCCAGAATATTTCATGTATGGGAAGGTCAGTGACAAGATAGATGTTTACTCCTATGGTGTTGTTCTCCTTGAACTGATATCAGGAAGAAAACCGATCATCACCGAATCTCCCAAAGGCCAACAAAGCTTGGTCATGTGG GCAAAACCATTACTAGAAAGTGGAGACCTGAATGGCCTACTGGATCCAAATTTTACTGGGAAAGTCGATGAGGTTCAGATGCAGAGGATGGTTCTAGCTGCAGCCCTTTGCCTCACTAGATCATCTAGTCGACGTCCCAAAATGAACGAG ATACTTAAGCTTCTAAGGGGTGAGAATGATGTTAAGGATTGGATGACCTCCCTTAAAAGTGGTTCCAAAGAGTCAGATGATCACGATGACGACGATGAAATTCAACCAGGTTCTGGTGCCGAGTTACATCTTGGATTACTTAATGTGGATGATGATGATACATCGTTGAGTAGTACGGGGCAGAACAGTGACCAATCCTTGGAGGACTAG